The DNA segment TTGAGATCGATATGATTTTTGGATCCAAGGGTGGTCTCGTTGCATATCatataaagatttttctaaatgaCATCAAGAGatattcatcataaatataatcaattgttatttgatcttaataattttgatattaaagttttttacataataataatataatatatatttttaatgtttaCACTCGCTTGATTGCATCACATATTAAAGACTGTCTCAACAAACTAAGAACCAATCATTCCACCGCTTCGGAGACATGTGCGGTATGTTATCTGCCAATATCTAATCGATCCACGACCGTCGCATGGTGAGCACCAAGTCAACTTTTGCTTGGCCTCTTAATGAAAGATCATCATGGTGTGGCCACCACGCGATGCAGTCCGCGCCTGATTTGGTGGATCTTCTCCCACGGTGTTGCTCAAGAGCGAAGGAAGGAGGAGCAAAGAAAAAGTTGACGAAAGGCCACAATTAGTGCGTTCGTAGTGACATTTTCCAAACACGAAACCATCCTACTTGATGACTGATCTCGAGAAGCTTGTGGCTTGGGAGAACGAATCGAGATCCGGAGACGTCAACACCAAATGCTTTCGTGACGATGATTCATCAATAGAACGATTACAGTCAACAACATAACAGTACGGTGGACGGAGTGATCTTTTTGTCTGTAATCCTGATCGAGCCGAGGAGTAGTGTCCCACACACCTCGAAAGAGAAACAAATATGAAGCCATCGAGATTTAAAACGCGTTTCCAGAAATCATTCCTCGAGTCGATATTACACCATCACCACCTTTCGTCTTCCTCACACAGTGGGAGGAAATGGCTATAAAGTTGAAGAAGAGTCTGACGTCTTCTAAAGTAGGGAACAAGACGACTGAACATGTCACATGGGCATGAAGGGGAACGATGAGCTTTCCTACCAACATGCTTCTTCACGAGACTTACCTGTCCTACGTTTTCTCTCTCTAACGCGCTCATCCGTCGTTGTCTTGGAAATTTGACCCGTTCAACTTTGGGACACAGCACACTAATCACGAATTCTCCGTTGCTTCACTCAAAccgatcatttaaagcattcgggTAGGAGGAGAGTTAACTTAGTCTATAAGAACTTAATGTGTGTCATGATAAATGATATCAGTATTGCTCATCTCGTTGATGGGACTCCAACCACATCATTCATGTCTCGATGTGACTTCTCGATTGGGATATAATCATTGAATCTACGCACAATTGCCTAAAAGATTCCAAAAGAAAATTCCCAGCTTTCACGTAGTtccgagaaagaaagagagagagacacacacacagcatatcaaaattctcttCAAACTCATACTACCAATAAGAGTGAGTGACAAACGACTAATCTGCAAACGATAAGAATTAACTCTAAATCCTACGAAATGTGCCTTATCAGGATCTAATGATAACGTATGtataaagagaaagaaagattCTTACTCCTTGTTGAGAACGCTATAGGGAGATCTTAAAAGACtaactttgtttcttagatgggaCACAGGTGGACCGGATTGATATTAGTGAAGTTAGATAGGCATGCATGTTCTCTCTCCTGCTATGGTGGCGCAACCAACGCAACTATGTTTTGAAGTTTAGGTAAATTAAAGGTGCCGTCTAAGAATTGAATTGGTCCCAACTTATGCCTCTTCCTTCTTTGGATTGTTTGGTAGAAATCTATATGGCCTACAAAAGAATGCTTCCTACGTTCTAATGCAATGTCTTGTTATTGTAGTGCTAATAAAATACTATTCAACTTTATTGTCTCTATTTTCtttattaattcatattttgTACCGGTAATAGTGATAATGATGATAAATGAAGGTGTTTGTTACGAAAAAGTCGAGAAAACCTAATCCGCTTCCTTAAGGATGTCATGAAATTAATATCGGGAGTGCGCTCGATGAGATCACTCCTCCGATGCTAAAATAAGTTTGAGGTCTTGTGTAAGAATAATAAAAACATATTCTTGAATCAAGAAATATTCCCCTCTCCAATGAATCTTGGCATGATCGATTTAGTTAACTAGGCTCCAATTTTGATTAGCTTGAAATACTACTGATGATACCTTGGATAGTGATGTTACAATGATATGGTGTCATGATAATATAATTACTGATTTGAATTGAAGCAATTAATGATGAAATTTGTTGTATTGATAGTAATAAAATGACGAGCgataatgataatgatgatgatgataatatgataGCCAGATGATACTACTAATCATAATGATGATGTGTTGGTGCTACAATACTAATGATGACTGTGGTATAATGAAACCAATGATGATTTACATTTATATTGATCATAATATTACAAAATTTAAGAGTCTGTCATGTGAATAAAATATAACTTTAATGATATTTATTTGACAAAGTAACACATTTTCAAATAGCAAAGGATtttcatatataataaataaaattccgGCAGCCTTTTCGCTTTGGGGATTTCTTATTCCTAATTGTTAATTAGTCCCGAGGGTTGCTTAATCTGCTTTGTGAAGAGATTAATCGTTCCTACTCATCATCCCatcgacaaaaaaaaagaaacgagtaatcattcttatcttGACCTAAACATAGTAACCACCGGAGTTTGAGCCTTATCTTCTTTACTCACTTGGAGTGGTCTCACAAAAGCGAATTGCTTCCCAACAAAACAAACGAAAAAGTGAGATGTATTGGGGGAACTTTTATGGATCAAAGTAGGTGTGTGGAACACACTATGCATTGTTTTCTTGTGCCGAATGAACATCTTGCTGTCTTTTATCTAGGAATCTACTAAATAAGACACTCAATCATCTATCAGTGCATATTTTATCAATCACGACCTCAAACGTGGACTCTCCTTAAAAAGCCATTAAAATAGGGGACTCGTAAAAAGCAATGCTAAAATAATTTAAGATAACTCTAAAACTTGTTTTGGATGAATTATTTTCTAAAGTTTTATCCTCATTtatagaattaattttatttatattttgcacATGTTATCAACTTTTGTAAAGCTGATTTAGTATGTGATAGGAAATCTATCGTTAGTTGACATGCAATTCCCACACAAGATCTAAATTATCCTGGTCGGCCTTAAACATAGAAATACAAACTTCGTTATCTATAACAAAGATGACAATTATAAACTTTCTTTTGTCTCGTCCTCCTAaatcctttttttccttttttatgataaaagaaaGTCATTATAAACTTACTTCTGCTCcttcaaaaatataaaaacatatctaTTGAGAAACTTAACATCATGGCAAAAGAATCGGTACGACTAGGTTTAGCCTCGAAGATGCAAGGTTACCTACACGAGGATCTAGTGATGTGGTGGGGGAACTAAGTCAGGTTGGGGAGCACCTCATCGGTCAGCTCGAGACGAGCCTTCGATTACTGTTCCTTCCTACTAAGAAAAAAAGTTAACGTTGGGAGGGGGATTCCCGACTTGATCCCTTTGAAGTTTAAGTCAGCTCAAGGTGGTATATAGGTATTTGAAGTGTGCTCCTTTATTATGGGGAGAGGATTAGCTTTTATACTTATTTGTTGGAGGGTTGACTGTATGAGGCTCGTTAATGATCTACGATACCTTGGGAGGCCGACCCATGCTTTTCGCGTGACACTGGTGGACCTACATAGCTCCGCACCATGCGGCATCGTCTTGCATCATCGTGGATGGCTTGAGGTAGGGTAGCGTTGCCTCACATAGATCCAAGGTACATGGGTACAACTTCTATTGCCCTCAATTCTGAGGTACTTTGTTAGCGCGCATACGCTACATTAGCATAAGAAGGCTACTGCCCATTGCCATGCAAGTTGTGCCAAAATATATCCTATCAACAttctaaatagaaaaataaggAAGGAACTCACTCCTTAATTACTTGAATCTGCATTTTAGGACCTTATATTATTAACTTGAGTGTCAGAGAAATCAGATCAAGAAACCCCTTCTAACCTAGGTCTTCATGCATGCAGGTAACATATCGGGAGCATAATATTTTTACCTTAGGAGCACAATAATTTCATTTTGGAAGAACGATGTTTTTACCTTAGAAATATCTCAGATATTCCTGCGCGAATCTGGATGACATAAACAATATTTTTCCATAACAATATGTAATAGTTTTGATCTTGTTTTTTTACTTGTAAATAATAAAGTTTGATTATTTTCAGATTGATGTGGAGCCCATTGGCGCTGGATTGAATTATATTGgtcacattaaaaataaaaaaacccaaATGGACTGAAAAGATCCAAAAGACTTTAAAAACCGGTCATCGTGAATGTGCATTTCTCTTGATTGGCCAAGTCACCATCAGTTTCCGATAATATAATAGAAAGGTTGCATGAATCCTGTGTACTAATTAGGCAAGTGTTGCCACTCAAATCTAAATCCTCGATCTGTTTCCGATAATATAATACAAAGGCTTAACCATTCAATCACTGATTAGCACAGTCTATTCTGACGAGGTTGTCGTTTTTGgatttttttctaaactaaattgataaaagaaaattcaattatGTGAccataaaatcgaaaaacataggcTGTGAGTAGGACACCTAATGTACTTATGAACTTATCTCACGTGCAAGAATATTACGTAATTATCAATTAACCATTGGATAAAACAAAGAGTAAACAGTGATACCAAAAAATTACTATTAAAAAAGAAGccaatacatttatgaatattattaacAAAATTTGATCTAAATTTTTTGCATATATAtcattaatttatataattaatattatactatatattatttaatttttgtttcatcaaaTGGCTTATATAATATTCATAGATATACTCGAATATAAGATGTATCACTTATATAATATTGGACTGAATCCATACAAATGTAACAATCGACTGAACCTAATATAATCCAGAAACTTATTAGTTCAGATTTGGATCTTAAAAGGATCCAATCTGATACCATCACGACAGGGACATCATTTACAGGCTAGTAAGAATGCTTCTTATCATGTGATAGGACGTCTGCGGTGCCACTTTCCGTATCTGCGGTCACTGAAGCCCATGTGTATAAGATAGAATGTGGTTTAGCGTATGGCTCGCATCACCCCCAAACAAGATGAGCAAGTTTCGTGCAGTGGATTTAGGTAACCCGTCTCCATCTTGGAGGACGACAGCTCATTTATCTCGAGGAAATCGTGTCTTCCCAGTGTACccatctgcctctgtggtcgagttcaTTTCCTCTCTCTTCCATCTCGATGATCGCTGGCGGAGTACCTGTTGTACTTACACTATTAGGTTCGTCCCCTTGGCTTGCTATGGCGTAGGTTCCACTTCAGGTTCCTGTGCCTGTGTAACACATGCCTTGGTGGTGGACAATCACGCTATCTCATCTACTCTCTCACGGCCGAAGGACCACTGGTCATTGGGCCATCACTCTGCGATCCTACTGCCAGCAAACGGTGGTGGGGGtggcataaaaaagaagaagaaaattcatGCCCGCGTCAATGATATGATCAGTCGAATTTGTCAGGCAGTGATGTGTCCTTTTTCTGTGTGCTTGTGATCATTCAGTAATTCCTCTCTCCTTTCTCTCTCTTAAAAGAAAACAATGGCTTTTTATCTATGCAGAACGTACAATGATTCATTCACCTTTCACTTTGCAGTATAGTTTCGGGACCGTATCATACGTCGGGTACGACGTCGGGGGGGCATCGTTTCCAGCCTTGCAAGTTGCAAGGCATAGACGTTGCTACTGCAACGGGGTTAATAGGAAAAGCAGCTGCTGGGATAAATCATGACCTCTCTTATTGCTATTTATGAGATGACAATGGGAGGCATTGTTGCTGCATAGCACGGGGCGGAGCGAATTGGGGAGACATGGCGTGGGGAAGAGGAGCGATGCTGGTGGCCCTCGTCGTGGCCTTGTGCCTGAGCGCACTCGGGGCGGACGCCCAGCTCAAGGTTGGATACTACTCCTATGGCTGCCCAGCAGCTGAGCTCATTGTTAAGGAGGAGGTCGAGAAGGCTCTGATAGATGACCCTGGCGTCGGTGCTGACCTTCTCCGGATGCACTTCCACGACTGCTTCGTGAGGGTGAGTTCCTTCTCGACACCTTGATGTATTATTGCTTGCATACACGGATTCGTTTGTGTTGGGATTGGATGAATGGCCGTGCACACCACACCAGGGTTGCGATGGCTCGGTTCTTATCGATTCGACGGAGCACAACACCGCCGAGAAGGATGCAAAAATCAATCTAACCCTCGAAGGATTTGAGATTATCGACGCTATCAAGGAAAAGTTGGAGGCCGCCTGCAAAGGAGTCGTCTCGTGCGCAGACCTTCTGGCATTCGCCGCCAGAGACAGCGTCGTACATGTGAGCTTCATTGATGCTCTGTATTCCCCTGCTGCCGATTCATGCGATTGATATCGGCATTAGCTTCTCGATGTAGTCATTTAACTTGGGATTGAACTGGTGGTACTGGACAGTACGGAGGAATTCACTACAGAGTCCCTGCAGGCAGAAAAGATGGAACGGTATCCAAGGAAGGCGACACGAGCATTCTCCCTTCGCCGGCCCTTGACCTCACTGAGCTCACAAAGTTGTTCATCTCCAAGGGGTTGAGCCAAAATGACATGATCACTCTTTCAGGTAATAATTAAGAAGCTCCCGCGACTCACTACATAATCAAATGCGCACGCAGAGAGATCTGAGATAGCTTCCACGCGCGTGCAGGAGCGCACACGGTCGGCATCGCGCACTGTGACGCCTTCACCGACAGGCTGTACGACACAGACGAGACGCTGGATCAGAAGTACGCAAAGGCGCTGCGGAAGCAGTGCCCTCCGGGCAGCAACAACACGGTGTCGATGGACCCGAAAAGCCCTCAAAGGTTCGACAACCATTACTACAGGAGCCTCCTGAAGAACCGAGGGCTGTTCATCTCGGACCAGACCCTCCTTTCCACGCAGGGCACGACGACGCAGGTGAAGCGGCTCGCGAGCAACTACAAGCGCTTCCAGCGGAAGTTCGCGGC comes from the Musa acuminata AAA Group cultivar baxijiao chromosome BXJ2-8, Cavendish_Baxijiao_AAA, whole genome shotgun sequence genome and includes:
- the LOC135619104 gene encoding peroxidase 5-like, coding for MAWGRGAMLVALVVALCLSALGADAQLKVGYYSYGCPAAELIVKEEVEKALIDDPGVGADLLRMHFHDCFVRGCDGSVLIDSTEHNTAEKDAKINLTLEGFEIIDAIKEKLEAACKGVVSCADLLAFAARDSVVHYGGIHYRVPAGRKDGTVSKEGDTSILPSPALDLTELTKLFISKGLSQNDMITLSGAHTVGIAHCDAFTDRLYDTDETLDQKYAKALRKQCPPGSNNTVSMDPKSPQRFDNHYYRSLLKNRGLFISDQTLLSTQGTTTQVKRLASNYKRFQRKFAAAIVKMGEIGILTGSEGEVRANCRKIN